A single genomic interval of Pelagerythrobacter marensis harbors:
- a CDS encoding long-chain fatty acid--CoA ligase produces MLGAMQDWDLMVTHLIDHAAREHGTREHVTYWADGTETRATWAGIRRDALRMTQALRALGIAKGDRVATLAMNHSRHLVSWYGVAGAGGVLHTINPRLFEDQLEYIANHAEDRVLLYDAAFQPIVDKMRDKWTTIEHYICYDPPEGFDGVAFEDWIGAHDGDTSWVAVDERDPCMLCYTSGTTGNPKGVLYEHRSTMIHAMSGVQPNAFDFDARSVMLPVVPMFHAASWGLPWAGAITGVKFVYAAVNDPAVLCELMEREGVTHSAGVPTVWLAMFQHCDSTGTPLPKLQQAIIGGSAAPRFMIERLMKNGSRVAHAWGMTETSPIGTVGAPTPDWDSLSFEEQVDIVTRQGRPVFGVELRTVDLDDWSKQLPRDGKSAGALQIRGPWIIKRYFKAEEDAVTEDGWFNTGDVGILHPDGTLQLTDRTKDVIKSGGEWISSVELENAACGHPKVAEAAAIGMPHPKWDERPVLFVVVKGGCECTAEEVIAHLEPLVAKWWLPDAVEFVDEIPHTATGKISKKDLRARFSDYKLEAAE; encoded by the coding sequence ATGCTTGGAGCCATGCAGGACTGGGACCTGATGGTAACCCACCTGATCGATCATGCCGCGCGCGAACACGGCACGCGCGAGCATGTGACCTACTGGGCCGACGGCACGGAAACGCGCGCGACCTGGGCGGGCATTCGCCGCGATGCCTTGCGGATGACGCAGGCCCTGCGCGCGCTCGGCATCGCGAAGGGCGACCGGGTGGCCACGCTGGCGATGAACCATTCGCGCCACCTGGTCAGCTGGTACGGCGTGGCGGGAGCGGGGGGCGTGCTGCACACGATCAACCCGCGCCTGTTCGAGGACCAGCTCGAATATATCGCCAACCATGCCGAGGATCGCGTGCTGCTCTACGATGCCGCGTTCCAGCCGATCGTCGACAAGATGCGCGACAAATGGACCACTATCGAGCACTATATCTGCTACGACCCGCCCGAGGGGTTCGATGGCGTCGCATTCGAAGACTGGATCGGCGCGCACGACGGCGATACGTCGTGGGTGGCGGTCGACGAGCGGGACCCGTGCATGCTGTGCTATACCAGCGGCACGACGGGCAACCCGAAGGGCGTGCTCTACGAACACCGCTCGACCATGATCCACGCGATGTCGGGCGTCCAGCCCAATGCCTTCGATTTCGATGCGCGCAGCGTCATGCTGCCGGTCGTGCCGATGTTCCATGCGGCCAGCTGGGGGCTGCCCTGGGCCGGCGCGATCACGGGGGTCAAGTTCGTCTATGCGGCGGTCAACGATCCGGCGGTCCTGTGCGAGCTGATGGAGCGCGAAGGCGTGACCCATTCGGCCGGGGTGCCGACCGTCTGGCTGGCGATGTTCCAGCATTGCGACAGCACCGGGACCCCGCTTCCCAAGTTGCAACAGGCGATCATCGGCGGTTCGGCCGCGCCGCGTTTCATGATCGAACGGCTGATGAAGAACGGCAGCCGGGTGGCCCATGCCTGGGGCATGACCGAAACCTCGCCCATCGGCACGGTCGGCGCGCCGACGCCCGACTGGGACAGCCTCTCGTTCGAAGAGCAGGTGGACATCGTGACGCGGCAGGGCCGGCCGGTCTTCGGGGTCGAGCTGCGCACGGTCGATCTCGACGACTGGAGCAAGCAGCTTCCCCGCGACGGCAAGAGCGCGGGCGCGCTGCAGATCCGCGGGCCCTGGATCATCAAGCGCTACTTCAAGGCGGAAGAAGACGCGGTGACCGAGGATGGGTGGTTCAACACCGGCGATGTCGGCATTCTTCATCCCGACGGGACGCTGCAACTGACCGACCGGACCAAGGACGTGATCAAGTCCGGCGGCGAGTGGATCAGCTCGGTCGAACTGGAAAATGCCGCCTGCGGCCATCCCAAGGTGGCCGAGGCGGCGGCGATCGGAATGCCGCATCCCAAGTGGGACGAGCGCCCCGTCCTGTTCGTCGTCGTCAAGGGCGGCTGCGAATGCACGGCGGAAGAGGTGATCGCCCATCTCGAGCCGCTGGTGGCGAAATGGTGGCTGCCCGATGCGGTCGAATTCGTCGACGAGATTCCGCACACCGCGACCGGCAAGATCAGCAAGAAGGATCTGCGCGCACGCTTTTCGGATTACAAGCTGGAGGCCGCCGAATGA
- the dnaE gene encoding DNA polymerase III subunit alpha, with protein sequence MSFAPFVPLRVLSSYSMLEGAIDPKAIAKLAKERGFPAIAICDRNGLYGAVMFARACFDEGIQPIIGTLLGVARDAEGKQIDYLPLYAQDEAGWDNLCHLVSRAHLDRSLELEPHVAMADFEGRTDGLIALTGASEGALTRLLAEGQNDHADALLERLAALFPGRLYIELARRDDPVESAAEEVLVDLAYRRDLPLIATNPANFAEPHMYHAHDAMLCIAGSTHIEAEDRVRSNREAWVKPADTMAEMFDDLPEATANTLVVAQRCAFAPPSRPPILPSLAGDLEGEARMLAEDARKGLEARLSAYEDLSEEERKVYFERLDFEVDIIVGMGFPGYFLIVADFIKWAKEQDIPVGPGRGSGAGSLVAWALTITDLDPIRLGLLFERFLNPERVSMPDFDIDFCETRRGEVIRYVQRKYGHDHVAQIITFGKLKARAVLRDCGRILQMSYGHVDRLCKMVPNHPTDPWTLPRALNGAADFKREYDNDNEVKRLVDLAMQLEGFPRNSSTHAAGVVIGDRPLAQLVPLYRDPRSDMPVTQFDMKHVESSGLVKFDFLGLKTLSVLQKAVQLLGKRGIAVDLGQLAWDDPAVYDLLKRGDTVGVFQLESEGMRRTLTAVKPTKFEDIIALVSLYRPGPMDNIPLFGKRKAGEVPIEYPHPKLEQILAETYGIFVYQEQVMQAAQILAGYSLGDADLLRRAMGKKVQAEMDAQRERFVEGCKTVSGIEPKQANELFDLIDKFAGYGFNKSHAAAYALLAYQTAWLKAHYPEEFYAASMCFDMHQSEKLALFVDDARRGGVEVRAPDVNRSEAEFTVERTDEGYAVRYALAGIRNVGERAMEALVAEREANGWFESLQDLFERLPKGSMNSRQLEGLICAGALDSLEPDRAKLYANIDMLLAVAEAANRERESGQAGLFGGEERAGDTLRLKEAEPWSRSERMANERENFGFYFSAHPVEQYRAIASANGARSYQSLMEGGGSAGGRQPAVMAAMVEKVSKGRTRRGGEFVRADFSDSTGQFSAACFEESLVESFQKWAAEGTCVLLNVELDSPSPDEPPRVTVRGARPLDEVKSGSRMVLSMDVATPEALTELKMALAVGTPGHGEVYVRLKTGMDVEPLLRLGRDYQIDGELAERLAEVPGLDKVSLTTRRGGGHLRLVA encoded by the coding sequence ATGTCCTTTGCGCCCTTCGTTCCCCTTCGCGTGCTCTCGTCCTATTCGATGCTCGAAGGCGCGATCGATCCGAAGGCGATTGCGAAGCTGGCGAAAGAGCGGGGCTTTCCGGCCATCGCGATCTGCGACCGCAACGGGCTTTACGGCGCGGTCATGTTCGCCAGGGCCTGCTTCGACGAAGGGATTCAGCCGATCATAGGCACCCTTCTGGGGGTCGCCCGCGATGCCGAAGGCAAGCAGATCGACTACCTGCCGCTCTATGCCCAGGATGAGGCGGGGTGGGACAACCTGTGCCATCTGGTCAGCCGCGCGCATCTCGACCGTTCGCTGGAGCTGGAGCCGCATGTCGCGATGGCCGATTTTGAAGGGCGGACCGACGGCCTGATCGCGCTGACCGGCGCCAGCGAGGGGGCTCTGACCCGGCTCCTGGCCGAAGGGCAGAACGATCATGCCGATGCGCTGCTGGAACGGCTGGCGGCGCTTTTCCCCGGCCGGCTCTATATCGAGCTGGCGCGGCGCGACGACCCGGTGGAGAGCGCGGCGGAAGAGGTGCTGGTCGATCTCGCCTATCGCCGAGACCTGCCGCTGATCGCGACCAACCCCGCCAATTTCGCCGAACCGCACATGTATCATGCGCACGATGCCATGCTGTGCATTGCCGGCTCGACGCATATCGAGGCGGAGGACCGCGTCCGCTCCAACCGCGAGGCATGGGTCAAGCCGGCCGACACGATGGCCGAGATGTTCGACGACTTGCCCGAGGCGACGGCGAACACGCTGGTCGTGGCCCAACGCTGCGCCTTTGCGCCGCCCAGCCGCCCCCCGATCCTGCCCAGCCTGGCGGGCGATCTGGAAGGCGAGGCGCGGATGCTGGCCGAGGATGCGCGCAAGGGGCTGGAAGCGCGCCTGTCGGCTTACGAGGATCTGAGCGAGGAAGAGCGCAAGGTCTATTTCGAGCGGCTCGATTTCGAGGTCGACATTATCGTCGGCATGGGGTTCCCCGGCTATTTCCTGATCGTTGCCGACTTCATCAAGTGGGCCAAGGAACAGGACATCCCCGTCGGCCCGGGCCGCGGTTCGGGCGCCGGCTCGCTGGTCGCCTGGGCGCTGACGATCACCGATCTCGATCCGATCCGGCTGGGGCTGCTGTTCGAACGCTTCCTCAACCCCGAGCGCGTTTCGATGCCCGACTTCGACATCGACTTCTGCGAAACGCGCCGCGGCGAAGTGATCCGCTATGTCCAGCGCAAGTACGGCCACGATCACGTCGCGCAGATCATCACCTTCGGAAAGCTCAAGGCGCGCGCGGTCCTGCGCGACTGCGGTCGGATTCTGCAGATGAGCTATGGCCACGTCGACCGGCTGTGCAAGATGGTGCCCAACCATCCGACCGACCCCTGGACCCTGCCGCGCGCGCTGAACGGCGCGGCCGATTTCAAGCGCGAATACGACAACGACAACGAGGTGAAGCGGCTCGTCGATCTGGCGATGCAGCTGGAAGGGTTCCCGCGCAACAGCTCGACCCACGCGGCCGGCGTGGTGATCGGCGACCGGCCGCTGGCTCAGCTTGTGCCGCTCTACCGCGATCCGCGGTCGGACATGCCGGTGACGCAGTTCGACATGAAGCATGTCGAAAGCTCGGGACTGGTCAAGTTCGACTTCCTCGGCCTCAAGACCCTGTCGGTCCTGCAGAAAGCCGTGCAACTGCTCGGTAAGCGCGGGATCGCGGTCGATCTGGGGCAACTGGCGTGGGACGACCCGGCGGTCTACGACCTGCTCAAGCGCGGCGACACGGTCGGCGTGTTCCAGCTCGAATCGGAGGGGATGCGGCGCACGCTGACCGCGGTGAAGCCGACCAAGTTCGAAGACATCATCGCGCTCGTTTCGCTCTACCGCCCCGGCCCGATGGACAACATCCCGCTGTTCGGCAAGCGCAAGGCGGGCGAAGTGCCGATCGAGTATCCGCACCCCAAGCTGGAGCAGATCCTGGCCGAGACTTACGGCATCTTCGTCTATCAGGAACAGGTCATGCAGGCGGCGCAGATCCTCGCCGGCTATTCGCTCGGCGATGCCGACTTGCTGCGGCGCGCGATGGGCAAGAAAGTCCAGGCCGAGATGGACGCCCAGCGCGAACGCTTCGTCGAAGGATGCAAGACGGTTTCGGGAATCGAACCGAAACAGGCCAACGAGCTGTTCGACTTGATCGACAAGTTCGCCGGCTACGGCTTCAACAAGTCGCACGCCGCCGCTTACGCGCTGCTCGCCTATCAGACGGCCTGGCTCAAGGCGCATTACCCGGAAGAGTTCTACGCCGCATCGATGTGTTTCGACATGCACCAGTCGGAAAAGCTGGCGCTGTTCGTGGACGACGCGCGGCGCGGCGGGGTCGAAGTGCGCGCGCCCGACGTCAACCGCTCGGAAGCCGAATTCACGGTCGAGCGCACCGACGAAGGCTATGCCGTGCGCTATGCGCTGGCGGGCATTCGCAACGTCGGCGAGCGGGCGATGGAGGCACTCGTCGCCGAGCGTGAGGCGAACGGCTGGTTCGAAAGCCTGCAGGACCTGTTCGAGCGATTGCCGAAAGGCTCGATGAACAGCCGCCAGCTCGAAGGTCTGATCTGCGCCGGCGCGCTCGACAGCCTCGAACCCGACCGGGCGAAGCTTTACGCCAATATCGACATGCTGCTGGCCGTGGCCGAGGCCGCCAACCGCGAGCGGGAGAGCGGACAGGCGGGGCTGTTCGGCGGGGAAGAACGCGCGGGCGACACGCTGCGGCTGAAGGAGGCCGAGCCGTGGAGCCGCTCCGAGCGGATGGCGAACGAGCGGGAGAATTTCGGGTTCTATTTCTCCGCCCATCCGGTGGAGCAATATCGCGCGATCGCCAGCGCCAACGGCGCGCGCAGTTACCAGAGCCTGATGGAAGGCGGCGGCTCGGCGGGCGGGCGCCAGCCGGCGGTGATGGCGGCGATGGTGGAGAAAGTGAGCAAGGGCCGGACCCGCCGCGGGGGCGAGTTCGTGCGCGCCGACTTCTCCGACAGCACCGGCCAGTTCAGCGCCGCCTGTTTCGAGGAATCGCTGGTCGAAAGCTTCCAGAAATGGGCGGCGGAGGGGACTTGCGTGCTGCTGAACGTCGAACTCGACAGCCCCAGCCCCGACGAGCCGCCACGGGTGACGGTGCGCGGCGCGCGCCCGCTGGACGAAGTCAAGAGCGGGTCGCGCATGGTGCTTTCGATGGACGTCGCCACGCCCGAGGCGCTGACCGAGCTGAAGATGGCGCTGGCGGTCGGCACGCCGGGCCATGGCGAAGTCTACGTGCGGTTGAAGACCGGGATGGACGTGGAACCGTTGCTGCGCCTCGGCCGCGACTATCAGATCGACGGCGAACTGGCGGAGCGGCTGGCCGAAGTGCCGGGGCTAGACAAAGTCTCGCTCACCACCCGCCGCGGGGGCGGGCACTTGCGCCTCGTCGCCTGA
- a CDS encoding glutathione peroxidase has translation MTTPKTTIADFTVAANNGETIDLKDKLGKVLLVVNTASKCGFTPQYEGLETLYRTYRDRGFEVLGFPCNQFGGQEPGDADEIAQFCQVNFGVSFPLMAKVEVNGDGASPLFDWMKREAPGLMGSKAVKWNFTKFLIDRQGHVVRRYGPTDKPENLAADIEALL, from the coding sequence ATGACCACGCCCAAGACCACGATTGCCGATTTCACCGTCGCCGCCAACAATGGCGAGACGATCGATCTGAAGGACAAGCTCGGCAAAGTCCTGCTGGTCGTCAACACCGCCAGCAAGTGCGGCTTCACCCCGCAATACGAAGGGCTGGAGACGCTCTATCGCACTTACCGCGATCGCGGGTTCGAGGTGCTGGGCTTCCCCTGCAACCAGTTCGGCGGGCAGGAGCCGGGCGATGCCGACGAAATTGCGCAGTTCTGCCAGGTCAATTTCGGCGTCAGCTTCCCGCTCATGGCCAAAGTCGAGGTGAACGGCGATGGCGCCTCGCCGCTGTTCGACTGGATGAAGCGGGAAGCGCCCGGCCTGATGGGATCGAAGGCGGTGAAGTGGAACTTCACCAAGTTCCTGATCGACCGCCAGGGCCATGTCGTGCGCCGCTATGGCCCGACCGACAAGCCGGAAAACCTGGCCGCCGATATCGAGGCGCTGCTGTAG
- a CDS encoding ABC transporter ATP-binding protein, giving the protein MSEPVVRLANLTRSFEQGGVRIDVLRGIDLEIAPGEIVALLGPSGSGKSTMLQAVGLLEGGFGGSIEIAGTQASSLPSDGRTRVRREHLGFVYQFHHLLPDFNAEENVILPQLVAGRGREEATDRARELLSALGLAQRLDHRPSQLSGGEQQRVAVARALANRPTLVLADEPTGNLDEHTADGVLEQFLALVRGEGSAALVATHNERLAAKMDRVLRLHEGRLE; this is encoded by the coding sequence ATGAGTGAGCCCGTCGTCCGCCTCGCCAATCTGACACGCAGCTTCGAACAGGGCGGCGTGCGTATCGACGTGCTGCGCGGGATCGACCTCGAAATCGCACCGGGGGAGATCGTCGCGCTGCTCGGCCCTTCGGGATCGGGCAAGTCGACGATGCTCCAGGCAGTGGGCCTGCTCGAAGGCGGTTTCGGCGGATCGATAGAGATTGCCGGAACGCAGGCCAGTTCGCTGCCTTCCGACGGTCGCACCCGCGTCAGGCGCGAACATCTGGGCTTCGTGTACCAGTTCCACCACCTGCTGCCCGATTTCAATGCGGAGGAGAACGTGATCCTGCCGCAGCTCGTCGCCGGCCGCGGGCGCGAGGAGGCGACCGATCGTGCGCGCGAACTGCTGTCCGCGCTCGGCCTGGCGCAGCGGCTCGATCATCGGCCCAGCCAGCTTTCGGGCGGCGAGCAGCAACGGGTCGCCGTGGCGCGCGCGCTGGCCAACCGGCCGACGCTGGTGCTTGCCGACGAGCCGACCGGCAACCTCGACGAGCATACGGCCGATGGCGTGCTCGAACAGTTCCTCGCCCTCGTGCGCGGAGAAGGGAGCGCGGCGCTGGTCGCGACGCACAACGAACGGCTGGCCGCGAAGATGGACCGCGTGCTGCGGCTGCACGAAGGGCGGCTGGAATAG
- a CDS encoding lipoprotein-releasing ABC transporter permease subunit, protein MVLSLFERTIARRYLLPGKSEAFIALVAGISIGVVMLSVAMLVIVMSVMNGFRAELLDKIVGLNGHAIVQAYGERLDNWESVLQDVRETPGVVSASPLIEKPLMASYNGRIAGVLVRGNTQEDIRDLAPNLVAGNLGELQGGAKNVALGSRLAANMGLRAGDTITLYNPEGRATPFGTMPRQVGYRVAAIFEVGIYDYDDQFVIMPMQDAQQLLLMGDSVGMIEIKTTDADKVEEILEPVRRQLEGRAVINTWKTINSTLFEALQVERVAMFFALSFMVLVAAFNILSSLVMLVRAKTRDIAIMRTMGATRRSLLKIFVTTGFTVGALGTVAGLVLGFLVLAFRQQIVKVIEVVTGQNLWDPSIRFLSTLPARVDPLEIAGIVALALVLSFLATLYPAFKASSTDPVQVLRYE, encoded by the coding sequence TTGGTACTTTCTCTTTTCGAACGAACGATCGCCCGGCGTTACCTGCTGCCCGGCAAGAGCGAGGCGTTCATTGCGCTGGTCGCCGGGATCAGCATCGGGGTCGTCATGCTCTCGGTCGCCATGCTGGTGATCGTGATGAGCGTGATGAACGGTTTCCGCGCCGAACTGCTCGACAAGATCGTGGGGCTGAACGGCCATGCGATCGTGCAGGCCTATGGCGAGCGGCTCGATAACTGGGAAAGCGTGCTGCAGGACGTGCGCGAAACGCCCGGCGTGGTCAGCGCCTCTCCGCTGATCGAAAAGCCGCTGATGGCCAGCTACAACGGCCGAATCGCCGGCGTGCTGGTGCGCGGCAACACGCAGGAGGATATTCGCGACCTCGCGCCCAACCTGGTTGCCGGCAATCTGGGCGAATTGCAGGGCGGCGCGAAAAATGTCGCGCTGGGATCGCGTCTGGCGGCCAATATGGGGCTGCGCGCGGGCGATACGATCACGCTCTACAATCCCGAAGGCCGGGCGACGCCGTTCGGGACAATGCCGCGCCAGGTCGGCTATCGCGTGGCCGCGATCTTCGAAGTCGGGATCTACGATTACGACGATCAGTTCGTGATCATGCCGATGCAGGATGCGCAGCAATTGCTGCTGATGGGCGATTCGGTCGGCATGATCGAAATCAAGACCACCGACGCGGACAAAGTGGAGGAGATTCTGGAACCCGTCCGCCGCCAGCTGGAGGGGCGGGCGGTGATCAACACCTGGAAGACGATCAATTCGACGCTGTTCGAAGCGCTGCAGGTCGAACGGGTGGCGATGTTCTTCGCGCTGAGCTTCATGGTGCTGGTGGCGGCCTTCAACATCCTTTCCAGCCTGGTCATGCTGGTCCGCGCCAAGACCCGCGACATCGCGATCATGCGCACGATGGGCGCCACGCGGCGCAGCCTGCTGAAGATTTTCGTCACCACCGGGTTCACGGTCGGCGCGCTGGGCACGGTCGCGGGGCTGGTGCTCGGCTTCCTCGTCCTCGCATTCCGCCAGCAGATCGTGAAAGTGATCGAAGTCGTCACCGGCCAGAACCTGTGGGACCCGTCGATCCGGTTCCTGTCCACATTGCCCGCGCGGGTCGATCCGCTGGAGATCGCCGGGATCGTCGCGCTGGCGCTGGTGCTGAGCTTCCTGGCCACGCTCTACCCGGCGTTCAAGGCCTCCAGCACCGATCCCGTCCAGGTGCTGCGTTATGAGTGA
- the purF gene encoding amidophosphoribosyltransferase yields MNLTHPFRDEDGDKLREECGVFGAINAADAAAATALGLHALQHRGQEAAGITSFDGTEFYQRRGIGQVAENFSSSEAIAELPGFMAAGHVRYSTTGGSGLRNIQPLYADLASGGFSVAHNGNISNAGALRQELVGKGAIFQSTSDTEVIIHLVATSRYPTMSDRLIDALRLIEGAYALIVMTPEGMIACRDPLGIRPLVMGKMGDATVFASETVAFDVVGAEFVRQVEPGELIKVDFDGNVDSLHPFGTHNPRPCIFEHVYFSRPDSIFDGRSVYAARKAIGEQLAIESPVDADLVVPVPDSGVPAAIGYAQQSGVPFELGIIRSHYVGRTFIQPSDGARHSSVKRKHNANRALVEGKRIVLIDDSIVRGTTSMKIVEMMREAGATEVHFRVASPPTAHSCFYGVDTPERSKLLAARMEIEPMREFIKADSLAFVSIDGLYRAVGHEPRDPNCPSFCDACFTGDYPTPLTDLANREDRDAQLSFDKVA; encoded by the coding sequence ATGAACCTCACCCACCCGTTCCGCGACGAGGACGGCGACAAGCTCCGCGAGGAGTGCGGCGTCTTCGGCGCGATCAATGCAGCCGACGCCGCGGCGGCGACCGCGCTGGGCCTGCACGCGCTGCAGCATCGCGGGCAGGAAGCCGCGGGCATAACCAGCTTCGACGGCACCGAGTTCTATCAGCGCCGCGGAATCGGCCAGGTGGCCGAAAACTTCTCGTCGAGCGAGGCGATCGCGGAGCTGCCCGGCTTCATGGCGGCCGGCCATGTGCGCTATTCCACCACCGGGGGATCGGGCCTGCGCAACATTCAGCCGCTCTATGCCGATCTCGCCAGCGGCGGTTTTTCGGTCGCGCACAACGGCAATATCTCGAACGCCGGCGCGCTGCGGCAGGAACTGGTCGGCAAAGGCGCGATCTTCCAGTCGACTTCGGATACAGAGGTCATCATCCACCTCGTCGCGACCAGCCGCTATCCGACGATGAGCGACCGGCTGATCGACGCCCTGCGGCTGATCGAGGGCGCTTACGCGCTGATCGTAATGACGCCCGAGGGGATGATCGCCTGCCGCGACCCGCTGGGCATTCGCCCGCTGGTGATGGGCAAGATGGGCGATGCCACCGTGTTCGCCAGCGAAACGGTCGCCTTCGACGTCGTCGGGGCCGAATTCGTCCGGCAGGTCGAACCGGGCGAACTGATCAAGGTCGATTTCGACGGCAATGTCGATTCGCTGCATCCGTTCGGCACGCACAACCCGCGTCCGTGCATTTTCGAGCATGTCTATTTCAGCCGGCCCGATTCGATTTTCGACGGCCGCAGCGTCTATGCCGCGCGCAAGGCGATCGGCGAGCAGCTCGCGATCGAAAGTCCGGTGGATGCCGACCTCGTGGTTCCGGTGCCCGACAGCGGCGTTCCCGCGGCGATCGGCTATGCCCAGCAATCGGGCGTGCCGTTCGAACTGGGCATCATCCGCTCGCACTATGTCGGGCGCACTTTCATCCAGCCGAGCGACGGCGCCCGCCATTCCAGCGTCAAGCGCAAGCACAACGCCAATCGCGCGCTGGTGGAAGGCAAGCGCATCGTGCTGATCGACGATTCGATCGTGCGCGGCACCACCAGCATGAAGATCGTCGAAATGATGCGCGAGGCCGGCGCGACCGAGGTCCACTTCCGTGTCGCCAGCCCGCCGACCGCGCATTCGTGCTTCTACGGCGTCGACACGCCCGAACGGTCCAAGCTGCTTGCCGCGCGGATGGAAATCGAACCGATGCGCGAATTCATCAAGGCGGACAGCCTCGCCTTCGTTTCGATCGACGGCCTCTATCGCGCGGTCGGCCACGAGCCGCGCGATCCGAACTGCCCGTCGTTCTGCGATGCCTGCTTCACCGGCGACTATCCCACCCCGCTGACCGATCTCGCCAACCGCGAAGATCGCGACGCCCAGCTCTCTTTCGACAAGGTCGCATGA
- a CDS encoding SDR family NAD(P)-dependent oxidoreductase encodes MANSKSLEGRVALVTGASRGIGAATAIALAGRGAHVILTGREVRALESVEDTIHDAGGSATIAPLDLSEQDGIARLAAAVAGRWDKLDILVISAAYLPTLTPVTQIDPKQFAQAVTTNLLATQALIAAFDPLLKRSGQARVIGLTSSVGSEPRAFWAAYGSTKAAFESLLDSYAEEVRKLGDIRVAIVDPGATRTAMRAKAYPGEDPATVKEPAVVGERIAALAGEDFPTRHRERVENPA; translated from the coding sequence ATGGCCAACAGCAAATCTCTCGAAGGGCGCGTCGCGCTCGTCACCGGCGCGAGCCGCGGGATCGGCGCGGCCACCGCGATCGCGCTTGCCGGCAGGGGCGCGCACGTGATCCTGACCGGCCGCGAGGTGCGGGCGCTGGAAAGCGTGGAGGACACGATCCACGACGCCGGCGGAAGCGCCACGATCGCGCCGCTCGACTTGTCGGAGCAGGATGGCATCGCCCGCCTTGCGGCCGCCGTCGCCGGCAGGTGGGACAAGCTCGACATTCTGGTCATTTCCGCGGCCTATCTGCCCACTCTTACCCCGGTGACGCAGATCGATCCCAAGCAGTTCGCCCAGGCCGTTACGACCAACCTCCTGGCGACCCAGGCGTTGATCGCGGCTTTCGATCCCCTGCTCAAGCGCAGCGGCCAGGCGCGGGTAATCGGCCTGACCAGCAGCGTCGGCAGCGAACCGCGGGCGTTCTGGGCGGCCTATGGCTCGACCAAGGCGGCCTTCGAATCGCTGCTCGACAGCTATGCCGAGGAAGTCCGCAAGCTGGGCGACATCCGGGTCGCCATCGTCGATCCGGGCGCGACCCGCACCGCAATGCGGGCCAAGGCCTATCCGGGGGAAGATCCCGCGACGGTGAAGGAACCCGCCGTGGTGGGCGAACGGATCGCGGCGCTGGCAGGCGAAGATTTCCCCACCCGGCATCGCGAACGCGTGGAGAATCCGGCTTAA
- a CDS encoding peptidylprolyl isomerase, with amino-acid sequence MKTAATALGAAALALALPAAAQNGAEAPPGPGEIVAAAPASEWIAIAPEDLLVMTLAPGADGAERKVAIQLMPPPFSQGWVENIRTLARAGWYDGIAVTRVQDNYVVQWGDPHAEDEAKAKPLPDGLRVIDEANYAVSDSQPAFAHLRDALVERARQRAQIARDNIERQAAANQATRDGSPTMFIPRRVPGMVLIQKGPYADATSFINGWPTGLARDAIWPIHCYGMVGVGRGYSPDTGSGAELYTVIGHAPRHLDRNIALVGRVVEGIEHLSSLPRGTGPLGFYEDPAQHVPIRSIRVASDLPESERPRFEYLSTEGKSFARYAEARANRRDPFFIVPAGGADICNIPVPVRRVPEDG; translated from the coding sequence ATGAAGACCGCCGCCACCGCGCTGGGCGCCGCTGCGCTCGCACTCGCCCTTCCCGCCGCCGCGCAGAACGGGGCCGAGGCGCCGCCCGGTCCGGGCGAGATCGTCGCCGCCGCTCCCGCGTCCGAATGGATCGCCATCGCGCCCGAGGACCTGCTGGTGATGACGCTCGCGCCCGGGGCGGACGGGGCGGAGCGCAAGGTCGCGATTCAGCTTATGCCGCCGCCGTTCTCGCAAGGCTGGGTGGAGAATATCCGCACCCTCGCCCGCGCCGGGTGGTACGACGGAATCGCCGTCACCCGGGTGCAGGACAACTACGTCGTCCAGTGGGGCGATCCCCATGCGGAGGACGAAGCCAAGGCGAAGCCGCTGCCGGACGGGCTGCGGGTGATCGATGAAGCGAACTACGCTGTGAGCGATAGCCAGCCCGCTTTCGCGCACTTGCGCGACGCGCTGGTTGAGCGAGCTCGCCAGCGGGCGCAAATCGCACGCGACAACATCGAACGGCAAGCGGCCGCTAATCAAGCGACCCGCGACGGGTCGCCCACCATGTTCATTCCAAGGAGGGTCCCCGGAATGGTGCTGATCCAGAAGGGCCCCTATGCTGACGCGACAAGTTTCATCAATGGCTGGCCCACCGGCCTGGCTCGCGACGCAATCTGGCCCATCCACTGCTACGGCATGGTCGGTGTCGGGCGCGGGTATTCGCCCGATACCGGCTCGGGCGCCGAGCTTTACACCGTGATCGGCCATGCACCGCGCCATCTCGACCGCAATATCGCGCTGGTCGGGCGGGTGGTCGAGGGGATCGAGCATCTTTCCAGCCTGCCGCGCGGCACCGGGCCGCTGGGCTTCTACGAGGACCCGGCGCAGCATGTCCCGATCCGGTCGATCCGCGTCGCGAGCGACTTGCCCGAAAGCGAACGGCCGCGGTTCGAATATCTCTCGACCGAGGGGAAGAGTTTCGCCCGCTATGCCGAGGCGCGGGCCAACCGGCGCGATCCGTTCTTCATCGTCCCCGCCGGCGGCGCGGACATCTGCAATATTCCGGTGCCGGTGCGGCGAGTGCCGGAAGACGGCTGA